One part of the Lachnospiraceae bacterium JLR.KK002 genome encodes these proteins:
- a CDS encoding ATP-grasp domain-containing protein yields MGKKIVVLPGSEWQIPIIKKSKAKGYKTFVINPYEESPAFKYADGYLQSDIFDVERVVKYCEDIKADAVISEECDIAMPLLAELGERLCLPALDRESARLFTDKYEMREFSRRNGLHVPEYRMCRTLEETVDFFEFINSKIIIKPLDSNSSRGVFTIESTEDIRRHFEETLSFSKVRNAILAEQYIEGTEFTVDGIKTPDRHCTLAISQKKHYAYNSNIACELYFTHDSELYDYQELTVENDLFVNKSSLQFGLTHAEYKFQNGRYYLIEIAARGGGNLISSHIVPFMSGVDNYDYLLECALGNITSPEFEVNKNLRERCAVLRFFDPPAERGIVEKIDGLDILRNNPDILAYGFNIKAGTYIENAQNDAERAGFYIAGCEKKSELDQLIKDIDNNVKIVCRQEIKI; encoded by the coding sequence TTGGGAAAAAAAATTGTGGTATTACCAGGCAGTGAATGGCAGATACCCATAATAAAAAAAAGTAAGGCAAAGGGATATAAGACATTTGTGATTAATCCATATGAAGAATCTCCGGCATTCAAATATGCAGATGGATATTTACAAAGTGATATTTTTGATGTTGAGAGAGTGGTAAAATATTGTGAAGATATAAAAGCTGATGCTGTTATTTCAGAGGAATGCGATATTGCGATGCCTTTGTTGGCAGAATTGGGAGAACGTTTATGTTTGCCGGCACTGGACAGAGAAAGCGCACGTCTTTTTACAGATAAATACGAAATGCGGGAGTTTTCCAGAAGAAATGGATTACATGTACCGGAATACAGGATGTGCAGGACCCTGGAAGAAACAGTTGATTTTTTTGAATTTATTAATTCAAAAATTATTATAAAACCATTGGACAGTAATAGCAGCAGAGGTGTTTTTACAATTGAAAGTACGGAAGATATCCGAAGGCATTTTGAAGAAACATTATCTTTCAGTAAAGTACGGAATGCCATACTGGCGGAACAATATATAGAAGGTACGGAGTTTACTGTTGACGGGATCAAAACTCCGGACAGGCACTGCACGCTGGCTATTTCTCAAAAGAAACACTATGCGTACAATTCCAATATTGCCTGTGAGCTTTATTTTACTCATGACAGCGAACTGTATGATTATCAGGAATTAACAGTGGAGAATGATTTATTTGTAAATAAATCGTCCTTACAGTTTGGCTTAACACATGCAGAGTATAAATTCCAGAATGGCAGATATTATTTGATTGAGATTGCGGCCAGAGGAGGGGGAAACTTAATATCTTCCCATATTGTTCCTTTTATGTCCGGGGTGGATAATTATGATTATTTGCTCGAATGTGCTCTTGGTAATATCACAAGTCCGGAGTTTGAAGTAAATAAAAATCTGAGGGAGCGCTGTGCGGTATTAAGATTTTTTGATCCTCCTGCTGAAAGAGGTATTGTTGAAAAGATAGATGGATTGGATATTTTGAGAAACAATCCTGATATCCTTGCGTATGGATTTAATATTAAGGCAGGCACTTATATAGAGAATGCTCAAAATGATGCTGAGAGAGCCGGATTCTATATTGCGGGCTGTGAGAAAAAAAGTGAGTTGGATCAGTTGATAAAAGATATAGATAATAATGTGAAAATTGTATGTCGGCAGGAGATAAAGATATGA
- a CDS encoding DegT/DnrJ/EryC1/StrS family aminotransferase produces the protein MQENILVTQSSMPPYEEYIEAIKPLWDTHWLTNMGQYHGQLEKELREYLDVPELSLMVNGHMSLEMAIQMMGFPEGAEVITTPFTFISTTHAIVRNGLKPIFCDIKLSDGTIDETKIEDLITEHTVAIVPVHVYGNICNVEAIQRIADKYDLRVIYDAAHAFGVKYKEKGIGCYGDASIFSFHATKVYNTIEGGAVTFSEHRYYEKLYNLKNFGIRNENLVAGVGANAKMNEFSAIMGLCNLKHVEEVREKRRHNYDCYMENLKEVKGIRFFKKNPEANSSYAYFPVIIEDEYKMSRNELYDHLRQHGIYSRKYFYPLTSDQACYKNKYKKLDLRNARNLAEKILVLPLYENLEKEGIKKIISLCI, from the coding sequence GTGCAGGAAAATATCTTGGTAACACAGTCTTCTATGCCTCCTTATGAAGAATACATAGAAGCGATTAAGCCCCTGTGGGATACCCACTGGCTGACAAATATGGGGCAGTATCACGGGCAGTTGGAGAAAGAATTACGGGAATATCTGGATGTTCCGGAATTATCGTTAATGGTAAACGGCCATATGTCACTGGAAATGGCGATTCAAATGATGGGCTTTCCGGAAGGAGCGGAAGTAATTACAACGCCGTTTACTTTTATTTCAACAACACATGCAATTGTAAGGAATGGCTTAAAACCCATATTTTGTGACATAAAACTGTCTGATGGGACAATAGATGAGACAAAAATAGAAGATTTAATCACGGAACATACAGTGGCAATTGTACCTGTGCATGTGTACGGAAATATCTGTAACGTAGAAGCAATTCAGAGAATAGCAGACAAATATGATTTGAGAGTGATTTATGATGCAGCCCATGCTTTTGGTGTAAAGTATAAAGAAAAGGGGATTGGGTGTTATGGTGATGCGTCAATATTCAGTTTTCATGCGACAAAAGTGTATAATACCATTGAAGGAGGGGCAGTTACCTTTTCGGAACATCGCTATTACGAGAAGCTGTATAATCTCAAGAATTTTGGCATACGCAATGAAAATCTTGTGGCAGGAGTAGGAGCGAATGCAAAAATGAATGAATTCAGTGCAATTATGGGGCTGTGCAATCTGAAGCATGTTGAAGAAGTAAGAGAAAAACGAAGGCACAATTATGATTGTTATATGGAAAATCTGAAAGAAGTAAAAGGAATCCGCTTCTTTAAGAAAAATCCGGAGGCAAACAGCAGTTATGCTTATTTTCCTGTGATTATAGAAGATGAGTATAAGATGAGCCGGAATGAACTTTATGATCATTTAAGGCAGCACGGAATTTATTCCAGAAAGTATTTTTATCCCCTGACCTCAGACCAGGCATGTTATAAAAATAAATATAAAAAACTTGATTTAAGAAATGCAAGAAATTTGGCCGAGAAGATATTGGTACTTCCGTTATATGAAAATTTGGAAAAAGAAGGGATAAAAAAGATTATCAGTTTATGTATATAA
- a CDS encoding HAD-IA family hydrolase, whose amino-acid sequence MGCFRLVIFDVDGTLLNTSEGILESVRYTIKKYGLEMLEESVLKTFIGPPIQESFQRAYHLDEETVKKLTETFRDRYKSVDLLKAVPYEGIFDVFRYLKESGTRIAIATYKRQDYAEIILRHFGFGAYSDIIFGADHNNKLRKSDIIKKCLSAAQLDSSAEAVMIGDSENDATGAKEAGVQFIGVTYGFGFQNQYMEKVSALGMADEPIQLKKYL is encoded by the coding sequence ATGGGGTGCTTCAGACTTGTGATATTTGATGTGGACGGCACCTTACTGAATACTTCAGAAGGGATTTTAGAATCTGTCCGTTATACAATTAAAAAATACGGCCTGGAAATGCTGGAGGAGTCAGTATTAAAGACATTTATCGGTCCTCCAATACAGGAATCCTTTCAGAGGGCTTATCATCTGGATGAAGAAACTGTAAAAAAACTGACGGAGACATTTCGCGACAGATACAAAAGTGTCGATTTGCTGAAAGCAGTACCCTATGAAGGAATTTTTGATGTTTTCAGGTATTTAAAGGAAAGTGGAACGAGAATTGCCATAGCAACTTATAAAAGGCAGGATTATGCAGAAATTATCCTGCGTCATTTTGGATTTGGAGCATACAGTGATATTATTTTCGGGGCAGATCATAACAATAAACTGAGAAAAAGCGATATTATAAAAAAGTGTCTGTCAGCGGCGCAACTGGATTCTTCAGCAGAAGCAGTTATGATTGGCGACAGCGAAAATGATGCCACAGGTGCGAAAGAGGCCGGTGTGCAGTTTATAGGTGTAACGTATGGTTTTGGTTTTCAGAATCAGTATATGGAAAAAGTTTCGGCGTTGGGAATGGCAGATGAGCCAATACAGCTGAAAAAGTATTTATAA
- a CDS encoding thiamine pyrophosphate-binding protein, with protein MRIKVAQYISEFLVNHGIRDCFMVTGGGAMHLNEAIGHQEGLHCVFNHHEQACAIAAEAYTRMTGELAAVCVTSGPGGTNAITGVFGGWVDSIPMFVLSGQVKRETTVWSCPQLALRQLGDQECDIIKSVSNMTKYAVMVREPDAIAYHLEKALYLSRHGRGGPVWLDIPLDVQGAEIETERLQHFQSETEQFWKIPELSANQADIILNKIRNAKSPLLLAGTGVHLGNAENEFLELINKLKIPVVTAWNANDTVAYENPYFAGMPGTVGTRPGNFALQNSDLLLSLGCRMNIRMIGYNHFDFAKNAYKIVVDIDEKELIKPTVHADMPVHGDVKQFVRKMLDMEYEPPGHHKAWVDWCHKALEQYPVVLEKYHDSNNRLNPYVFIDVLFEKLNAADRVICGNGGACVITFQAGKIKQGQRMFTNSGCAAMGYGLPAAVGVAVSDNSRRTICIDGDGSIMMNLQELATVAYNKLNIKLFILNNSGYHSIRQTQRNLFQSSFVGIDSESGVGFPDFEKLSGAFGISYCKIDSEAQCNEILADVLSCERACICEVVVDSEQNFEPKSSSRLLPDGRIVSPSLDDMAPFLEREEYDKMRYKRNGYSNITEKGE; from the coding sequence ATGAGAATAAAAGTTGCACAATACATTTCGGAGTTTCTGGTAAATCATGGTATCAGGGATTGCTTTATGGTAACAGGCGGCGGCGCCATGCACCTGAATGAGGCCATAGGCCATCAGGAGGGATTACATTGCGTATTTAATCATCATGAACAGGCCTGTGCGATTGCAGCGGAAGCCTATACAAGAATGACAGGTGAATTAGCCGCAGTCTGCGTGACCAGCGGACCTGGAGGGACAAATGCCATTACAGGAGTGTTCGGCGGCTGGGTAGATTCCATACCTATGTTTGTCCTGTCCGGACAGGTGAAAAGGGAAACTACAGTCTGGTCGTGTCCGCAGCTTGCATTACGTCAGCTGGGAGATCAGGAATGTGATATTATAAAATCCGTATCAAATATGACAAAGTATGCAGTGATGGTTAGGGAACCGGATGCGATTGCCTATCATCTGGAAAAGGCTTTGTATTTATCCAGACATGGGAGAGGCGGTCCGGTGTGGCTGGATATTCCTCTGGATGTTCAGGGAGCCGAGATTGAGACAGAGCGGCTGCAGCATTTTCAGTCTGAGACAGAGCAGTTTTGGAAGATACCGGAACTGTCAGCCAATCAGGCAGATATTATTTTAAATAAAATCAGAAATGCAAAGTCTCCATTGCTTTTGGCAGGTACAGGGGTGCATTTGGGAAATGCGGAAAATGAATTTCTGGAACTGATTAATAAATTGAAGATTCCGGTTGTGACTGCATGGAATGCCAATGATACGGTGGCTTATGAAAATCCGTATTTTGCAGGAATGCCGGGAACAGTTGGGACAAGGCCCGGTAATTTTGCGTTGCAGAACAGTGATTTGCTGTTAAGCCTGGGATGCAGGATGAATATTCGGATGATTGGATATAATCATTTTGATTTTGCGAAAAATGCATATAAGATAGTGGTTGATATAGATGAAAAGGAACTTATAAAGCCCACAGTTCATGCAGATATGCCGGTTCATGGGGATGTAAAACAATTTGTCAGAAAGATGCTTGACATGGAATATGAACCGCCCGGCCACCATAAGGCGTGGGTGGACTGGTGCCATAAGGCATTGGAACAATATCCCGTTGTTCTGGAAAAGTACCATGATTCAAACAACAGATTAAATCCATATGTTTTCATAGATGTTTTGTTTGAAAAACTAAATGCGGCTGACAGAGTTATTTGTGGGAATGGCGGAGCATGTGTTATTACATTTCAGGCCGGAAAGATAAAGCAAGGACAGCGGATGTTTACAAATTCCGGATGTGCGGCTATGGGATATGGGCTGCCGGCAGCAGTGGGAGTGGCTGTATCAGATAACAGCAGGAGAACTATTTGTATCGACGGAGACGGAAGTATCATGATGAATCTCCAGGAACTGGCGACAGTTGCTTATAATAAGCTGAATATTAAGCTGTTTATCCTGAATAATAGCGGGTATCATTCCATACGGCAGACTCAGAGAAATCTGTTTCAGTCGTCGTTTGTGGGCATTGACAGTGAGAGCGGTGTGGGCTTTCCTGATTTTGAAAAACTGTCCGGGGCTTTTGGCATAAGTTACTGTAAAATAGATTCAGAAGCACAGTGTAATGAAATTTTAGCAGATGTACTGTCCTGCGAAAGAGCATGTATCTGTGAAGTTGTTGTTGATTCGGAGCAAAATTTTGAACCAAAATCGTCTTCAAGGCTGCTGCCGGATGGAAGAATAGTATCGCCTTCTCTGGACGATATGGCACCCTTTCTGGAACGGGAGGAATATGACAAAATGCGATATAAGCGGAATGGTTACAGTAACATAACAGAAAAAGGAGAATAA
- a CDS encoding aldolase catalytic domain-containing protein produces the protein MGEIKLLDCTLRDGGYINDWKFGNNNLVSIFERIVDAGTDIIEIGFLDEKRPFDLDRSIMPDTGCVGKIYGKLNKKQTMVVGMIDYGKCGLEYISPCNESFLDGIRVIFKKHLRKQAIAFCGELKKLGYKVFAQLVSVTSYSDEEMMDLIQLANQVRPYAVSMVDTYGLMHQNNLMHYFTLLSENLHSGIGLGYHAHNNFQMGYANCITMLSNETERMMIVDGSLYGMGKSAGNAPIELLAMHLNHIHGKRYRISQLLEAIDSNISQFYHPATWGYNMFYYLAASNDCHPDYVSYLMNKHTLSVKSINELLGKLEGENKLLYDKDYMEQSYVQYQLNEINDRKAQELLKKLFEGKELLLVGPGKSMELEHDKIESYVKERNLPIISINYIPDYLHPDYIFISNSKRYVQMATNLSQEKYKIIATSNVTCSSGEFDYVINIGPLLDRETELIDNSLAMLLRQLIRLQVKTVVLAGFDGYSCGEMNYLNEHMEYEFIKNKSDYLNRYMSAFLTENKSLINVRFLTKTKYKMEY, from the coding sequence ATGGGAGAAATAAAACTGCTTGACTGTACGTTACGGGATGGAGGGTATATAAACGACTGGAAGTTTGGGAATAACAATCTCGTAAGTATCTTTGAACGTATCGTAGATGCAGGAACAGACATTATAGAAATTGGCTTTCTGGATGAAAAGCGCCCCTTTGATCTGGACAGAAGTATTATGCCGGATACGGGATGTGTGGGAAAAATATATGGAAAATTGAATAAAAAACAAACCATGGTTGTAGGGATGATTGATTATGGAAAATGTGGTCTGGAGTACATCAGCCCATGCAATGAGAGCTTTCTGGATGGAATCAGAGTAATTTTCAAAAAACATTTAAGAAAGCAGGCCATAGCCTTTTGCGGAGAATTAAAAAAGCTGGGATATAAAGTTTTTGCGCAGCTTGTCAGCGTTACCAGTTATAGCGATGAAGAGATGATGGATTTGATTCAGCTGGCGAATCAGGTCAGGCCTTATGCGGTATCCATGGTAGACACCTATGGACTGATGCACCAGAATAATCTTATGCATTATTTTACCCTTTTAAGTGAAAATCTGCACAGCGGTATTGGATTAGGGTATCATGCCCATAATAATTTTCAGATGGGATATGCAAACTGCATCACTATGTTGTCAAATGAAACAGAGAGAATGATGATTGTAGATGGTTCTCTTTATGGGATGGGAAAGAGTGCCGGTAATGCACCCATAGAACTTCTTGCCATGCATTTGAATCATATTCATGGAAAACGGTATCGTATCAGCCAGCTTCTGGAAGCCATTGATTCAAATATTTCACAATTTTATCATCCTGCAACCTGGGGATATAATATGTTTTATTATCTGGCAGCTTCTAATGACTGCCATCCGGATTATGTATCGTATCTGATGAACAAGCACACATTGTCAGTTAAGTCTATCAATGAATTGCTGGGGAAACTGGAGGGAGAGAATAAACTTCTTTATGACAAAGATTATATGGAGCAGTCATATGTTCAGTATCAGTTAAATGAAATTAATGACCGGAAAGCGCAGGAATTATTAAAGAAACTGTTTGAAGGGAAGGAATTATTACTGGTGGGGCCGGGGAAATCCATGGAGTTGGAACATGATAAAATAGAAAGCTATGTGAAAGAACGGAATTTGCCGATTATATCCATTAATTATATTCCGGATTATCTGCATCCGGATTATATTTTTATCAGCAATTCAAAACGTTATGTACAAATGGCTACAAATTTAAGTCAGGAAAAATATAAAATAATTGCCACGTCAAATGTCACCTGTTCCAGTGGAGAGTTTGATTATGTAATAAATATAGGTCCTTTACTGGATCGTGAAACAGAATTGATTGATAATTCACTGGCTATGTTATTAAGACAACTGATTCGTTTACAGGTAAAGACTGTGGTTTTGGCAGGGTTTGACGGATATTCCTGTGGAGAAATGAATTATTTAAATGAGCATATGGAATATGAATTTATAAAAAATAAGTCAGATTATCTCAACAGATATATGAGCGCGTTTTTGACAGAAAACAAATCCCTGATAAATGTTCGGTTTTTGACAAAAACGAAGTATAAAATGGAATACTGA
- a CDS encoding NAD(P)-dependent oxidoreductase, with protein MKRVAVTGATGAIGMALIQKCITEQVEVWVFCRKDSERINCIPRHPLVHLTECSLDGIKELSAEKIPGCEVFYHFAWASTIGAGRNDVYLQLKNVEYTLDAVHLAKRIGCETFIGAGSQAEYGRHENLLTPDTPAFPENGYGMAKLCAGQMSRLECKKLGMRHIWTRILSVYGPYDGQATMISMLIRKLLNEERPLLTKGEQQWDYLYSQDAAEALFSLGLKGKEDKVYCVGSGKTAPLCEYMEKVRRAVNPAAELGIGEVPYTPNQVMFLGADISELIRDTGFQPDTEFDEGIRKTVQWFRKQEGL; from the coding sequence ATGAAGCGTGTGGCAGTAACCGGTGCTACCGGTGCAATAGGGATGGCACTGATACAGAAATGTATTACAGAACAGGTGGAAGTATGGGTATTCTGCAGAAAAGATTCTGAAAGAATAAATTGCATTCCCAGGCATCCTCTGGTACATCTGACAGAATGCAGTTTAGACGGAATAAAAGAGTTATCGGCAGAAAAAATTCCAGGGTGTGAAGTGTTTTATCATTTTGCCTGGGCATCTACAATTGGTGCAGGCAGAAACGATGTGTATCTGCAGCTTAAAAACGTAGAGTATACCCTGGATGCTGTACATCTGGCGAAACGAATTGGGTGTGAAACTTTTATCGGAGCAGGTTCTCAGGCCGAATATGGCAGGCATGAGAATTTGCTTACACCGGATACACCGGCATTTCCGGAAAATGGATATGGAATGGCAAAGCTGTGCGCAGGTCAGATGAGCAGGCTGGAGTGTAAGAAACTTGGGATGCGCCATATATGGACCAGAATATTAAGCGTATACGGTCCTTACGATGGACAGGCTACGATGATTTCCATGTTAATTCGGAAACTTTTGAATGAGGAGAGGCCCCTGTTGACAAAAGGGGAGCAGCAGTGGGATTATCTCTACAGCCAGGATGCGGCAGAGGCGTTATTTAGTCTGGGGTTAAAGGGCAAAGAGGATAAAGTATACTGTGTTGGAAGTGGTAAAACAGCGCCTTTATGTGAGTATATGGAAAAGGTCAGACGAGCTGTTAATCCGGCGGCAGAACTGGGAATAGGTGAAGTGCCTTATACTCCAAATCAGGTGATGTTCCTGGGAGCGGACATATCGGAACTTATCAGAGATACAGGCTTTCAGCCAGATACAGAGTTTGATGAAGGAATCAGAAAGACAGTTCAATGGTTCCGTAAACAGGAGGGACTGTGA
- a CDS encoding radical SAM protein: MKVCKRALYAQVIDGIGTVRACSWAGFYLLGNLRDNTMKEVFNSEAAKRFRQTLVDGTYDYCNEENCLYMANNNLESYMVEIDEFPEYPEIVSLAYDRRCNYHCTCCASRSDEKPDPNVEKKVESEIRAALPYVKEFSANGLGEFFVSDSMIRLVSEWRPEVKEQANFSLETNGSLFTPENWEKIKNIGDVHLDVAITVHSFDEAAYQWCSGTKLPVKRIEDNLRFVKKLRQEGKINFLELAMVMQERNFRTLPEYIDRCINEFGADVVRIRRFLPEKAMEENLEWFFDIRNPLHPYHQEYLRIMEHPVFEDPRVYIWTGDHLSNRGELPAKGDYRVFRNLFFIEDVGKKLADYLKERGIERIILYAVSEIGKALTKILKDQPVEILYIYDRNTHITEWNGYEVRTPACEALASTEEPLLVTLASRYGEIAEYVQGRGYKGDILSLDKILEELRRTECGC, from the coding sequence ATGAAGGTTTGTAAACGGGCATTATATGCTCAGGTGATTGATGGAATCGGAACGGTTCGTGCCTGCAGCTGGGCAGGATTTTATCTGCTGGGTAATCTCAGGGATAATACTATGAAGGAAGTATTCAACAGTGAGGCGGCAAAAAGATTCCGCCAGACGCTGGTGGATGGTACTTATGATTATTGTAACGAAGAAAATTGCCTCTACATGGCAAATAATAATCTGGAATCCTATATGGTTGAGATTGATGAATTCCCGGAATATCCGGAGATAGTAAGTCTGGCATATGACAGGCGATGTAATTATCATTGTACCTGCTGTGCTTCCAGGAGCGATGAAAAACCGGATCCGAATGTTGAAAAAAAGGTTGAAAGTGAGATACGGGCCGCTTTGCCATATGTAAAAGAGTTTTCGGCAAATGGGCTTGGCGAATTTTTTGTCAGCGACAGTATGATAAGGCTGGTATCAGAATGGAGACCTGAGGTGAAGGAACAGGCAAATTTTTCACTGGAAACAAATGGCTCATTATTTACACCGGAGAACTGGGAGAAGATTAAAAATATTGGAGATGTCCATCTGGATGTGGCTATAACGGTCCATAGTTTTGATGAGGCGGCTTATCAATGGTGTTCAGGAACAAAGCTGCCGGTAAAGCGTATAGAAGACAACCTCAGATTTGTAAAGAAACTTCGTCAGGAAGGGAAAATAAATTTTCTGGAGCTTGCCATGGTGATGCAGGAGCGGAATTTTAGAACGCTGCCGGAATATATTGACAGATGTATCAATGAGTTTGGAGCAGACGTAGTCCGAATTCGCAGATTTTTACCGGAAAAAGCCATGGAAGAAAACCTGGAGTGGTTTTTTGATATCAGAAATCCGCTTCACCCATATCACCAGGAGTATCTCCGGATTATGGAGCACCCTGTATTTGAAGACCCACGTGTATATATATGGACAGGAGATCATTTGAGCAACAGAGGAGAGTTACCGGCTAAGGGAGATTATCGGGTGTTCCGGAATTTATTTTTCATCGAAGATGTTGGAAAGAAGCTGGCAGATTATCTGAAGGAAAGAGGCATAGAAAGGATTATACTGTATGCTGTTTCAGAAATTGGAAAAGCATTGACAAAAATATTAAAAGACCAACCTGTTGAGATTCTGTATATTTATGACAGAAATACTCATATAACAGAGTGGAATGGATATGAGGTGAGAACGCCTGCATGTGAAGCACTGGCGTCAACAGAAGAACCTTTATTGGTGACCCTGGCGTCTCGTTATGGGGAAATTGCAGAATATGTACAGGGACGCGGCTATAAAGGGGATATATTATCCTTGGATAAAATACTGGAAGAACTCAGAAGAACAGAGTGTGGATGCTGA
- a CDS encoding glycosyltransferase has translation MKKDIMVSVLCPTYNHEAFIGDAIEGVLSQKTEFKYELIIHEDASTDRTAEIVKEYADRYPELIRVIWQKENQFSKYDIMGKYMMPLVRGRYFALCEGDDYWTDDRKLQKQIDFLESHQDYSMCMHNAVKLDMRTGEKVLLDTFPRDGTYSQEEQIKAGLGSDFPATASYVFRTDLYLEMPSFFSEPRIIDYFLRQYYASRGKVYYFQKPMSVYRVMVLNSYKTKTVENQAFCNEHTINTIRFMEKLDVYTEGKYHELLEGKTESDYFGYCTSIDKEAGIKKALERDMNLERIQKCYDCLDVLRLSSSVIEISLASENLFIYGTSRLAMICRQQMENAGVEFKGFVVSDGQIGPKILEGKKIYHLQEVIDRFRNPGFILAVQPVNADVIAEYLEEKHMVNYCMPYRLEKER, from the coding sequence ATGAAAAAGGATATTATGGTGTCTGTATTGTGCCCAACATACAATCATGAAGCATTTATAGGAGATGCGATAGAAGGAGTGCTCAGTCAGAAAACAGAATTCAAATATGAGTTGATTATTCATGAAGATGCTTCTACTGACCGTACAGCGGAAATTGTAAAAGAATATGCGGACAGATATCCGGAGCTGATACGGGTAATCTGGCAAAAGGAAAACCAGTTTTCAAAATATGATATAATGGGGAAATACATGATGCCGCTTGTCAGAGGCAGATATTTTGCATTGTGCGAAGGGGATGATTACTGGACAGATGACAGAAAACTGCAGAAACAGATTGATTTTCTGGAATCACATCAGGACTACTCCATGTGTATGCATAATGCGGTTAAATTAGACATGAGGACAGGGGAAAAAGTTTTACTGGATACTTTCCCGCGGGACGGGACATATTCACAGGAAGAACAGATTAAGGCAGGTTTGGGTTCAGATTTTCCGGCTACTGCTTCTTATGTTTTTCGGACAGATTTGTATTTGGAAATGCCTTCTTTTTTCTCGGAACCTCGGATAATAGATTATTTTCTTCGCCAGTATTATGCAAGCAGAGGAAAAGTATACTATTTTCAAAAGCCGATGTCAGTATATCGTGTCATGGTACTGAATTCCTATAAAACAAAAACGGTGGAAAATCAGGCGTTTTGTAATGAGCATACGATTAATACGATCCGTTTCATGGAAAAACTGGATGTTTATACAGAAGGAAAATACCACGAGCTGCTGGAAGGTAAAACAGAGTCTGATTATTTCGGATATTGCACTTCGATTGACAAAGAGGCTGGCATAAAAAAAGCTCTGGAGCGAGACATGAATTTAGAGAGAATTCAGAAATGTTATGATTGTCTGGACGTATTACGGTTAAGCTCTTCTGTTATTGAAATATCATTGGCTTCAGAGAACCTGTTTATTTATGGAACCAGCAGACTGGCCATGATATGCAGACAACAGATGGAAAATGCAGGAGTAGAATTTAAGGGATTTGTTGTATCAGATGGGCAGATAGGCCCGAAAATCCTGGAAGGAAAGAAGATATATCATTTACAGGAAGTGATTGACAGGTTTAGAAATCCGGGGTTTATACTGGCAGTGCAGCCGGTGAACGCAGATGTAATTGCAGAGTATTTAGAAGAAAAGCATATGGTGAATTACTGTATGCCATACAGATTGGAAAAAGAGAGGTAA